GGAAATATGGAAAGTCAGAAACATGTTTTCGTCTTGAAATGTTTGAAAGAGCAAGAATAGTAATATTTACGTGGGTTATCCACAAGGAGGAACAAACATGTTACAAGGTAAAGTAAAATGGTTCAATGCAGAAAAAGGTTTTGGATTCATCGAAGTTGAAGGTCAAGACGACGTATTCGTACACTTCTCCGCAATCCAAGGCGAAGGTTTCAAAACTTTAGAAGAAGGTCAAGAAGTTTCTTTCGAAATCGTTGAAGGCGCTCGTGGACCTCAAGCTGCTAACGTTACAAAATAATGCTAGCCAAATAGAAAAGGACTCCATTGCGGAGTCCTTTTTGTTTTAGGAGAATATACAATACAGTCGATTTCCGTTCCAGGCGCTTCGCTTGCCTGCGGGCGGTCCGTGAGCCTCCTCGGCTGCGCCTGTGGGGTCTCACCTGTCCCTTCCTCCCGCGGGCGTCTGCGCGCCTTCCACTCCAATCAACAAGAAGACTTCATTTATTTATGGGTTTAGGAAAAGGAATCTAACCGAGGTAGCTGAATAAGCATTAACGCAACATTTAAGCAATTTTCAGCTGTGAATTGAAGCAAATGGCGAAGACTCCAGCGGGGGAATAACGGTAGGTTGAGACCCCTGAAGCGTTGTGAGGAGGCTCAAGCACCGTCCCGCGGAAAGCGAAGCCATTTGCGGAAAGGAACAGCGGCGATTCACCAATCAACAAAAGAGATTAATAGTATTGTGGTCTTCGGTCTTCGAAGATTGGGATTCTTTTTCTTACTTCTTCCACCTTCGCCAAATCTATTTCAGCTGTAATGATTTCTTCTGTTTCGCCAGCTTCGGCCACAATTTCTCCCCAAGGATCGATAATCATTGAGTGTCCTGCAAAAGCATTCTTCGGATCAGCACCAGAACGGTTACATGCAATGACATAGCACTGGTTCTCAATGGCCCTCGCAATGAGAAGTGTACGCCAATGATCAACCCTTGCCAAAGGCCACTCTGCCACAACAAATATCGCTTTTGCATCTTTTGTAGTATGCGCGCGTATCCATTCAGGAAAACGGATATCATAGCAAATAAAGCCAGCACAAGTTTCTCCGTCAAGTTCAAACATCCCATCTGTCTTTCCGGGCTGAAGGAAATGATGCTCGTCCATTAAGCGGAAAAGATGCAATTTGCTGTATTCCCCAGCAACTTCTCCGTCTTTATTGACCGTTATCATCGTATTATAAATTCCTTTGTTCGTTTTTTTTGCGACAGAACCGCCCACAATGTGAGTTTTAAGTTCTTTTGCAGCAGATTTAAGGAATTTGGTAGTGACAAAACCGCCGGAATCTGCAATTTTATCAAGGCGTTCGAGGTCATAACCTGTGGACCAAAGTTCAGGAAGGACAATGATATCTGGTCGATCCTTACCTGACAATGTCAGTAGTTCACATGCTTTTTCTATATTTGCTTTGGGATCTCCAAAGGCTACATCAAATTGAATACAAGCTATTTTCCATTTCATAATTTTATCCCCCCGTTGAAAAAATACTTTACAAGTTGAATCTAACAATATATGATTTGTGACTAGGATTTCAAGAATTTTTTAAGTAGGTGAAAAAGGTGAAACACTTTCAACAATCTGAATTATTAAATACACTGCCTAAACAGTTCTTTGCTTCATTGGTTGAAAAAGTGGGAAAGGTTGTTGCACAAGGTCATGATGTTATTAATCTTGGACAAGGAAACCCTGACCAACCGACTCCTGAACATATTGTAAAGTCGTTACAGGAAGCAACCGAAAAACCGAATCATCATAAATATTCCCCTTTTCAGGGTCATCATTTTTTTAAAGAAGCGATCGCAACTTTTTATAAACGAGAATATGAAGTGGACATAAATCCAGAAACTGAGGTGGCCATACTCTTTGGTGGCAAAGCTGGGCTGGTAGAAATCCCCCAATGTTTATTGAATGAAGGGGATACCGTGCTTGTCCCAGACCCGGGTTATCCTGATTATTGGTCTGGTGTGGCATTGGCCAGAGCGAAAATGGAATACATGCCTTTAAAAGAAGTATATCATTTTTTACCAAACTATGAAGATATCAATCCGGAAGTCTTAAAAGCGGCT
This window of the Sutcliffiella horikoshii genome carries:
- a CDS encoding carbon-nitrogen family hydrolase; its protein translation is MKWKIACIQFDVAFGDPKANIEKACELLTLSGKDRPDIIVLPELWSTGYDLERLDKIADSGGFVTTKFLKSAAKELKTHIVGGSVAKKTNKGIYNTMITVNKDGEVAGEYSKLHLFRLMDEHHFLQPGKTDGMFELDGETCAGFICYDIRFPEWIRAHTTKDAKAIFVVAEWPLARVDHWRTLLIARAIENQCYVIACNRSGADPKNAFAGHSMIIDPWGEIVAEAGETEEIITAEIDLAKVEEVRKRIPIFEDRRPQYY
- the cspD gene encoding cold-shock protein CspD, yielding MLQGKVKWFNAEKGFGFIEVEGQDDVFVHFSAIQGEGFKTLEEGQEVSFEIVEGARGPQAANVTK